In Pontiella desulfatans, one DNA window encodes the following:
- a CDS encoding CNNM domain-containing protein, translated as MTDALIIIVAGFLFSALFSGIETGSYMLNRIRLRKYEREQRPSARMLASVLRYPYIFIYTVLIGNNVAVYMVSKSVTDLYLATGLDAGHMLLGFIPWNAETAATLTLMLPLFLLAEVGPKNLFHKKADVLMYRFAPLMQLLVWLLWPITWLLKQLFKMLTHGSSSSAGRELHRLSPDALREYFSTGEKEGVISSDQNRMMDNVSSMHEVPIRTLMTPFRKVPTLPDTATVSDFKQLVAQRETGYAILMHKHTVVGFVSLFTVVNRKLDDAAPLKPYAGSVLKLQESHNLKSAFYRLRRNPRHSAVITDALHHPVGFIQLEDIARYIAKK; from the coding sequence ATGACTGACGCCTTGATTATCATTGTGGCGGGTTTTCTTTTTTCGGCACTGTTTTCCGGCATTGAAACCGGAAGCTATATGCTGAACCGCATCCGCCTGCGCAAGTATGAGCGCGAGCAACGGCCCTCGGCGCGGATGCTGGCTTCGGTGCTGCGCTATCCCTATATTTTCATCTACACCGTGCTCATTGGAAACAATGTCGCGGTCTACATGGTGTCGAAATCCGTGACCGACCTCTATCTGGCGACGGGGCTGGACGCAGGCCATATGTTGCTGGGCTTCATCCCCTGGAATGCCGAGACCGCCGCCACGCTGACCCTGATGCTGCCGCTGTTCCTGCTGGCCGAGGTGGGCCCCAAGAACCTGTTTCACAAGAAGGCCGACGTGCTGATGTACCGGTTCGCCCCGCTCATGCAGTTGCTGGTTTGGCTTTTGTGGCCGATTACCTGGTTGCTCAAGCAGTTGTTCAAGATGTTGACCCACGGAAGCTCCAGCTCTGCCGGGCGCGAGCTGCACCGCCTTTCACCGGATGCGCTGCGCGAATATTTCTCCACCGGGGAAAAGGAGGGCGTCATCTCCTCCGACCAAAACCGCATGATGGACAACGTTTCCTCCATGCACGAGGTGCCCATCCGCACGCTGATGACCCCGTTCCGGAAGGTGCCCACCCTGCCGGACACGGCGACGGTTTCCGATTTTAAGCAGCTCGTTGCCCAGCGGGAGACCGGCTATGCCATTCTCATGCACAAGCATACCGTCGTCGGGTTCGTTTCGCTCTTTACCGTGGTGAACCGCAAGCTCGACGATGCGGCTCCGCTGAAGCCGTATGCCGGGAGCGTGCTCAAGTTGCAGGAGAGCCACAACCTCAAGTCCGCTTTCTACCGCCTGCGCCGCAACCCGCGCCACAGCGCCGTCATCACCGATGCCCTGCACCATCCCGTCGGCTTTATCCAGTTGGAGGACATCGCCCGCTACATCGCGAAGAAATAG
- a CDS encoding SDR family NAD(P)-dependent oxidoreductase — MKVPPVADKSVLITGCSSGIGRAAAEMLRSKGWKVFPTARKSADLESLRQAGFEVVELDVSSSASIADAVDKVMDANGGRLGAVVNNAGFGMPGAIQDLTRDAMRQQFEVNVFGLQELTNGLIPLFRKQGYGRIVNVSSVVGRLALPFMGIYSASKFALEAISDAQRVELSPDSISVSLVEPGPIRTRFSTNCAGQGEERLDTGASKFGAAYKQYFEKRRNGGMSEDRFRLPPEAVAKKILHALESPRPKIRYKVTLPAYLGDLAARFVPARWIDRMMIDHVKKRFG, encoded by the coding sequence ATGAAGGTTCCGCCGGTCGCTGACAAGTCGGTGCTCATCACCGGGTGCTCGTCCGGCATCGGGCGGGCTGCGGCGGAAATGCTGCGTTCCAAGGGCTGGAAGGTTTTCCCGACGGCCCGCAAGTCGGCCGACCTGGAATCGCTGCGGCAGGCCGGGTTCGAGGTGGTTGAGTTGGATGTTTCCTCCAGTGCCTCGATTGCCGACGCCGTCGATAAGGTGATGGACGCAAACGGCGGCCGGTTGGGTGCGGTGGTCAACAATGCCGGATTCGGCATGCCGGGTGCGATCCAGGATCTGACGCGCGATGCCATGCGCCAGCAGTTCGAAGTGAATGTCTTCGGGTTGCAGGAGCTGACCAACGGGCTGATACCGCTCTTCCGGAAGCAGGGCTACGGGCGGATCGTGAATGTTAGCTCCGTGGTCGGACGGCTCGCGCTCCCGTTCATGGGCATCTATTCCGCCTCCAAGTTTGCGCTCGAAGCCATTAGCGATGCGCAGCGGGTCGAGCTGTCTCCGGATTCAATCTCGGTCTCCTTGGTCGAGCCGGGCCCCATCCGTACAAGGTTTTCGACCAACTGCGCGGGGCAGGGAGAGGAGAGGCTCGATACGGGGGCCTCCAAGTTTGGCGCCGCCTACAAGCAGTATTTCGAAAAGCGCCGAAACGGCGGCATGTCCGAAGACCGCTTCCGCCTTCCTCCCGAAGCGGTCGCGAAAAAAATTCTCCATGCCTTGGAGTCGCCGCGCCCGAAGATTCGCTACAAGGTGACCCTTCCGGCCTACCTGGGGGATCTGGCGGCGCGTTTTGTGCCCGCCCGCTGGATCGACCGCATGATGATCGACCATGTGAAAAAGCGCTTTGGTTAG
- a CDS encoding DUF4136 domain-containing protein produces the protein MRRAFFLGWASIAWLAGCSSVSVVRDYDASFDFSSLQTFAWQHADQPRTGNPRTDNDLIDERVRDAVNAELTAKGFRLVDRAAADFLLAYFIEYRQRIGGSSVSFGIGGGSYGRYGGASYGTNVSDYEEGALTIDIINPADEKNYWRGVGRRTTYDRGNPEKTTKVVNAAVADILKKFPPGK, from the coding sequence ATGAGACGCGCGTTTTTTTTGGGTTGGGCTTCGATCGCATGGCTGGCGGGCTGTTCATCGGTTTCGGTGGTGCGCGACTACGATGCATCCTTCGATTTTTCCAGCCTGCAAACCTTTGCCTGGCAGCATGCCGACCAACCCCGCACCGGGAATCCCCGGACTGACAACGACTTGATCGACGAGCGGGTGCGCGATGCCGTGAACGCCGAACTGACGGCCAAGGGTTTTCGATTGGTTGATCGGGCCGCGGCCGATTTCCTGTTGGCCTACTTCATCGAATACCGGCAGCGCATCGGGGGCAGTTCCGTGAGTTTCGGGATCGGCGGCGGAAGCTATGGCCGCTACGGCGGTGCGTCCTATGGCACCAACGTTTCCGACTATGAGGAGGGCGCCCTGACCATCGACATCATCAACCCCGCCGACGAAAAGAACTATTGGCGCGGGGTTGGCCGCCGTACGACCTACGACCGCGGCAATCCGGAAAAAACCACCAAGGTCGTGAATGCGGCGGTTGCCGACATCCTGAAAAAGTTCCCGCCCGGGAAGTAG
- a CDS encoding secondary thiamine-phosphate synthase enzyme YjbQ, with amino-acid sequence MKKFSVQTSSRTDFVKIDQQVAQAVSGAGLIDGVVTVFIPHTTAGITINENADPDVTADMDLVLDRMAPWSGGYSHFEGNTAAHVKASLMGSSVQVIVSGGKLQLGTWQSLYFCEFDGPRTREVWVKGISGQ; translated from the coding sequence ATGAAAAAATTCAGCGTACAGACGAGTTCCAGGACGGACTTTGTGAAGATCGACCAGCAGGTGGCGCAAGCTGTTTCCGGGGCGGGACTTATCGATGGCGTTGTTACGGTTTTCATTCCGCACACGACGGCGGGGATTACGATTAACGAGAATGCCGACCCCGATGTGACGGCCGATATGGATCTGGTGCTCGACCGGATGGCGCCCTGGAGCGGTGGCTATAGCCATTTCGAGGGCAACACGGCGGCGCATGTTAAGGCGAGCCTGATGGGTTCATCGGTGCAAGTGATTGTTAGCGGGGGAAAACTGCAGCTCGGCACCTGGCAGAGCCTCTATTTTTGCGAATTTGACGGACCGCGCACCCGAGAGGTGTGGGTTAAAGGAATTTCCGGGCAATGA
- a CDS encoding divergent polysaccharide deacetylase family protein encodes MLIRRPLLIAFALAVSSGAIAAKREKQIFLVIDDAGLALHETQQFLDIPVPMTIAVLPHQKQTKEVCKAISKDRKKEIILHQPMEAYNASKNPGVGAIYNGTKPADVRKILDSNLESVRGAVGVNNHMGSRVTENREVMSEVLGYCKRQGLFFLDSKTAYNSQVPYLAPKHGMHVESRHIFLDIQKDRDYVRRMWGSAVGHAKEHGYVVVIGHIWCAETASAIRDSFETLQNQGYTFHKLSELYE; translated from the coding sequence ATGTTAATACGAAGACCATTGTTGATTGCCTTTGCCCTTGCGGTGTCTTCCGGTGCAATCGCCGCTAAGCGCGAGAAGCAAATATTCCTCGTGATCGACGATGCGGGGTTGGCCTTGCATGAAACGCAGCAGTTCCTCGACATCCCGGTGCCGATGACGATTGCGGTGCTGCCGCACCAGAAGCAGACCAAGGAGGTCTGCAAGGCGATTTCCAAGGACCGGAAAAAGGAGATTATCCTGCACCAGCCGATGGAGGCCTACAATGCGTCGAAGAATCCCGGCGTCGGGGCGATCTACAACGGGACGAAGCCTGCCGACGTCCGGAAGATCCTGGACTCGAACCTAGAATCCGTCCGTGGTGCGGTGGGGGTCAACAACCACATGGGTTCGCGCGTGACCGAAAACCGGGAGGTCATGTCGGAGGTGCTGGGGTATTGCAAGCGGCAGGGCTTGTTCTTTCTCGACAGCAAGACCGCCTACAATTCCCAGGTGCCATACCTTGCCCCCAAGCATGGCATGCACGTTGAATCGCGCCATATCTTCCTCGATATCCAGAAAGACCGCGACTATGTCCGCCGCATGTGGGGCAGCGCCGTTGGGCATGCCAAGGAACACGGTTATGTGGTGGTGATCGGGCACATTTGGTGTGCCGAAACGGCATCCGCGATCCGCGACAGTTTCGAAACCCTCCAGAACCAAGGCTATACCTTCCATAAGCTTTCGGAGCTATACGAATGA
- a CDS encoding helix-turn-helix domain-containing protein produces the protein MKPKVIKTEEEYDEAQSRIEVLMGMEKTPEVVAELELFATLVEVSEDRVYPMPAPDPIAAIRFRMEQQALKQKDLIPYVGSKSKVSEVLSGKRSLSISMIRKIHEGLGIPVEVLLGQGSEPEALVA, from the coding sequence ATGAAACCGAAGGTCATTAAAACCGAAGAAGAATACGACGAAGCCCAGTCCCGCATTGAGGTGTTGATGGGGATGGAGAAGACGCCAGAGGTGGTGGCTGAGCTTGAGCTATTTGCGACCCTGGTAGAGGTGTCTGAGGATAGGGTATACCCGATGCCTGCACCGGATCCCATTGCGGCGATCCGCTTCCGCATGGAGCAACAGGCGTTGAAACAAAAGGACTTGATCCCGTATGTCGGTAGCAAGAGCAAGGTTTCGGAAGTGCTTTCAGGTAAGCGTTCGTTGAGCATTTCCATGATACGGAAAATACATGAAGGGTTGGGCATCCCGGTGGAAGTGCTGCTTGGGCAGGGTTCCGAACCGGAGGCGCTGGTTGCATAA
- a CDS encoding hemolysin family protein yields MDILADQIFSLAIMAVLLCCSAFFSGTETALFSLSREQVKELRAHGHQVERLLALLSDNPAGLLIAILFGNLVVNILFFSMSAVLSLEIGTRYGDWWQAVVGIVVLLVVILAGEILPKAIGISFPERAVRLSSVPLMGWFHFMGPVRRVLEAITRKMEPSTQHDEKLNADELKMLIDATHHDPTFGKQEKAIVEDIVNLPEIRVRELMVPRVEQLFRRADAPSGEALAEAAEQEVDLIPIYEEDEDNIVGVVEVRDLFVNTDPSRSLVYFSNPVAFVPETKRADEMLREFLAGGHRMVCVVNEYGGLAGTVCMEDLLEEVVGEFDVLDVPAIEQLGVATYRLPGNLGIREWRSLFVGFLPDEAMRDLALDTVSGLVVSLLKRMPAAGDVARLGNLRFTVEQVRSRRIETVLLELVPEENGGTAQ; encoded by the coding sequence TTGGATATACTTGCAGACCAAATTTTTTCGTTGGCCATCATGGCCGTGTTGCTGTGTTGTTCGGCGTTTTTCTCCGGTACGGAGACCGCGTTGTTTTCGCTGAGCCGTGAGCAGGTCAAGGAGCTGCGGGCCCATGGGCACCAGGTTGAGCGGCTGCTGGCCTTGCTGTCGGACAATCCCGCCGGGTTGTTGATCGCCATCCTGTTCGGTAACCTGGTGGTGAACATTCTCTTTTTCAGCATGAGTGCGGTGCTGTCGCTTGAAATCGGAACCCGCTATGGCGACTGGTGGCAGGCGGTGGTGGGGATCGTGGTGCTGCTGGTGGTGATCCTTGCGGGCGAGATCCTGCCCAAGGCCATTGGCATCTCCTTCCCGGAGCGGGCCGTACGGCTGAGCTCGGTGCCGTTGATGGGCTGGTTCCATTTTATGGGTCCGGTGCGGCGCGTGCTGGAGGCGATCACCCGCAAAATGGAACCTTCCACCCAGCACGATGAAAAGCTCAATGCCGACGAACTCAAGATGCTGATCGATGCCACCCACCACGATCCCACCTTCGGGAAGCAGGAAAAAGCGATTGTGGAGGATATTGTCAACCTGCCCGAAATCCGCGTGCGCGAGCTGATGGTTCCCCGGGTCGAGCAGCTTTTCCGTCGCGCCGATGCGCCGTCGGGCGAGGCCTTGGCGGAGGCGGCGGAGCAGGAAGTTGATCTGATTCCGATCTATGAGGAGGACGAGGACAACATTGTGGGTGTGGTCGAGGTGCGAGATCTTTTTGTGAACACCGATCCCAGCCGTTCCCTGGTCTATTTTTCCAACCCGGTTGCCTTTGTTCCGGAGACCAAACGTGCGGATGAAATGCTGCGCGAGTTCCTGGCGGGGGGGCACCGGATGGTGTGCGTGGTGAATGAATATGGCGGGCTGGCCGGAACCGTTTGCATGGAAGACCTGCTGGAGGAGGTCGTCGGGGAATTCGATGTGCTGGATGTGCCCGCCATTGAGCAGCTGGGCGTGGCAACCTACCGATTGCCGGGCAATCTCGGCATTCGCGAGTGGCGCAGCCTGTTTGTTGGGTTTTTGCCGGACGAGGCCATGCGCGACCTCGCTCTCGATACGGTGAGCGGACTGGTGGTTTCCCTGCTCAAGCGGATGCCTGCGGCAGGCGATGTGGCGCGGCTCGGCAACCTGCGCTTCACGGTCGAGCAAGTGCGCTCGCGCCGGATCGAGACGGTTCTCCTTGAGCTGGTTCCGGAGGAGAACGGGGGGACGGCCCAATGA
- a CDS encoding tetratricopeptide repeat protein, whose protein sequence is MKNKKSVLVAGCLTVALLMFIGCGERAGEKEYNKALAAWESGELVKAQGLLEKAIRKTTGNEKKSIAWNQLGLILWELGKTEEAAHAFNESCILAESLTGANLNLGVALFHAGRFDEAEVALNNVLGGDSKNQVALAMLGLVSAQKQDWAGASRAITAAVKANPQSPAGQNALALAELQHHSDTAVQRLKQVVSAYPDYAPAAYNLGVIHEQKLNNHSEALNWYRQYIRKAGSMGTHADAANQAIARLSGQSTPTAPKTDAAAAKRHMDAGSKLLTAQKFNSAIGEFELAIKADPNQKFAHYNLGYALFSLKKYSEASVAYINALKVDPKYADARYMLSYSYFQQRQWNDAEREAKELAKVDPARGEQMLNYIADNRKR, encoded by the coding sequence ATGAAGAATAAAAAATCGGTTTTAGTGGCAGGCTGCCTGACGGTGGCGCTGTTGATGTTCATTGGTTGCGGCGAACGGGCGGGCGAAAAGGAATACAACAAGGCCCTGGCGGCCTGGGAATCCGGCGAGCTGGTGAAAGCCCAGGGGCTACTGGAAAAGGCCATTCGTAAAACGACCGGCAACGAGAAGAAATCCATTGCATGGAACCAGCTTGGCCTGATTCTGTGGGAGCTCGGCAAGACCGAGGAAGCGGCGCACGCGTTCAACGAATCGTGCATCCTGGCCGAATCGCTGACGGGCGCCAACCTGAACCTCGGCGTTGCCCTGTTCCATGCCGGCCGGTTCGACGAAGCCGAGGTTGCCTTGAACAATGTGCTCGGTGGGGATTCGAAAAACCAGGTTGCCTTGGCGATGCTGGGCCTGGTTTCCGCCCAGAAACAGGATTGGGCGGGAGCATCGCGGGCCATAACCGCGGCCGTTAAAGCCAACCCCCAGAGTCCGGCCGGACAGAATGCCCTTGCGCTTGCCGAACTCCAACACCACAGCGATACCGCCGTCCAACGACTCAAGCAGGTGGTTTCGGCCTACCCCGACTATGCCCCGGCGGCCTACAACCTCGGCGTCATTCATGAACAAAAGCTCAACAACCACAGTGAAGCCCTGAACTGGTACCGCCAGTATATTAGAAAAGCCGGTTCGATGGGAACTCACGCGGATGCCGCCAACCAGGCGATTGCCCGCTTGAGCGGACAAAGCACCCCAACAGCCCCCAAAACCGATGCCGCGGCCGCCAAGCGCCACATGGACGCAGGCTCGAAGTTGCTGACCGCCCAGAAATTCAACTCGGCCATCGGCGAGTTCGAGCTGGCGATCAAGGCCGATCCGAACCAGAAGTTTGCCCACTACAACCTGGGGTATGCGCTCTTCAGCCTGAAAAAGTACAGCGAGGCTTCCGTGGCCTACATCAATGCGCTGAAGGTGGATCCCAAATATGCCGATGCGCGCTACATGCTCTCCTATTCCTATTTCCAGCAGCGGCAGTGGAACGATGCCGAGCGCGAGGCGAAGGAACTCGCCAAGGTGGACCCGGCGCGCGGGGAGCAAATGCTCAACTATATCGCCGACAACCGAAAACGATAA
- a CDS encoding potassium channel family protein yields MRFQVINEQLASGLRKGIIGIALVLFFGTMGYRMIEGWNWLDSFYMTVITVSTVGIMEVHPLSDAGRLFTSLLIFGGVGVMAYCLTRLAEFMFQRSITNVFGRRTMMKKIAQMKQHAIICGYGRTGMRVVAELQAANKPFVVIEENEEVVKRMLELGIPHIPGDATEEETLEAAQICEADALVAALDSDAENLFLTLTASGLCRNLRVIARVHDPDNSRKFRKAGAHRVVSPISTGANQIAQLLTRPSVVDLIELVTTDKSIALQVFEHSIEEDSDMLGKTLSEARVRQTLGSMVIAVKHRDGTTAFDPGPQTKLNLGDTLVAIRQSDAGEQTL; encoded by the coding sequence ATGAGGTTCCAAGTTATCAATGAGCAACTCGCTTCCGGTCTCCGCAAAGGGATCATTGGCATTGCCCTGGTCTTGTTCTTCGGCACCATGGGCTACCGGATGATCGAGGGATGGAATTGGCTCGACAGTTTCTACATGACGGTCATAACCGTCTCAACCGTTGGCATCATGGAAGTCCACCCCCTATCGGACGCCGGTCGGCTGTTCACCTCGCTATTGATCTTCGGCGGAGTCGGCGTGATGGCCTATTGCCTGACCCGCCTGGCCGAATTCATGTTCCAGCGCAGCATCACCAACGTTTTCGGGAGAAGAACCATGATGAAGAAAATCGCCCAAATGAAACAACATGCCATCATCTGCGGCTACGGCCGCACCGGCATGCGCGTCGTCGCCGAGCTGCAGGCGGCCAACAAGCCTTTCGTCGTCATCGAGGAAAACGAGGAGGTGGTCAAGCGCATGCTGGAACTGGGGATCCCGCACATTCCCGGCGACGCCACCGAGGAGGAGACGCTCGAGGCGGCCCAGATCTGCGAGGCCGATGCGCTCGTGGCCGCGCTCGACTCCGATGCCGAAAACCTTTTCCTGACCCTGACCGCCAGTGGACTGTGCCGCAACCTGCGCGTGATCGCCCGCGTGCACGACCCCGACAACTCCCGCAAATTCCGCAAGGCCGGGGCGCACCGCGTCGTTTCGCCCATCTCGACCGGCGCCAACCAGATTGCCCAGTTGCTCACCCGCCCCTCGGTGGTCGACCTGATCGAGCTGGTGACGACCGACAAGAGCATCGCCCTCCAGGTATTCGAGCACTCCATCGAAGAAGATAGCGACATGCTCGGCAAAACGTTGTCCGAAGCACGCGTCCGCCAGACGCTGGGTTCGATGGTGATTGCCGTTAAGCACCGCGATGGCACCACCGCGTTCGACCCCGGCCCCCAAACCAAACTGAACCTTGGGGACACGCTGGTGGCCATCCGCCAATCGGACGCAGGGGAACAAACGCTGTAG
- a CDS encoding alpha/beta hydrolase — protein sequence MALLETNFDSQVLGLSLGANLILPEHPEAWKEPPAVLYLLHGLSDDNTIWCRRTSIERYANRYNLAIVMPDAYKSFYCDMHHGSNYWEFFSEELPMLVKRWFKVSDDPKKTFVAGISMGGYGAFKLALNCPGQYAAAASLSGALDLASHINDEWDDCRRRTFQAVFGAMQNIPGSGNDLIHQLKNLDGIPDTKFYACCGTEDFLYQDSLTFRDLAAEKGLRLTYEESAADHKWDYWDASIQRVLEWLPIENLSQP from the coding sequence ATGGCCTTACTGGAAACCAACTTCGACTCGCAGGTGCTCGGGCTTTCGCTCGGCGCCAACCTGATCCTGCCGGAACATCCGGAAGCCTGGAAGGAGCCGCCCGCCGTGCTCTACCTGCTGCACGGTTTGTCCGACGACAACACCATCTGGTGCCGGCGCACCTCGATCGAGCGCTATGCCAACCGCTACAACCTCGCCATCGTCATGCCGGACGCCTACAAGAGTTTCTACTGCGACATGCACCATGGCTCCAACTATTGGGAATTCTTTTCGGAAGAGCTCCCCATGCTGGTCAAGCGCTGGTTCAAGGTGTCCGACGATCCGAAAAAAACCTTCGTGGCCGGCATTTCGATGGGCGGGTACGGGGCCTTCAAGCTCGCCCTCAACTGCCCTGGCCAATACGCGGCCGCCGCCTCGCTCTCCGGTGCGCTCGACCTCGCCTCGCATATCAACGACGAATGGGACGACTGCCGGCGGCGCACCTTCCAGGCCGTGTTCGGCGCCATGCAAAACATTCCCGGCTCAGGAAACGACCTGATCCACCAACTCAAAAACCTGGACGGGATTCCCGACACCAAATTCTATGCCTGCTGCGGCACCGAGGATTTCCTCTACCAGGACTCCCTCACCTTCCGCGATCTCGCGGCGGAAAAGGGCCTCCGCCTCACCTACGAGGAATCCGCCGCCGACCACAAATGGGACTACTGGGACGCCTCCATCCAACGCGTCCTCGAATGGTTGCCCATTGAAAACCTATCGCAACCATGA